A region of Macrobrachium nipponense isolate FS-2020 chromosome 7, ASM1510439v2, whole genome shotgun sequence DNA encodes the following proteins:
- the LOC135217199 gene encoding nuclear factor interleukin-3-regulated protein-like isoform X1 has product MTAIIHRSNVLQHQIMVAETVKYPVNYPALIPLSPTVTGLGGGYSCSSSMLHANFSPAHIMDQKPSQQQQQPAPQGPPIGSPPQNGQDNALVGLGAPGLHLPSSLDLASHMRKKDIFTQRKQREFIPDSKKDESYWDRRRRNNEAAKRSREKRRFNDMILEQRVIELSKENHIMKAQLNAIKEKYGILGESLINIDQVIANMPQSDQIIAINKRTKFNSAIMALGSSPSVTSLLSPESGMTSPTPTPSYHNPSDNPESPQNYSHYGNTHDDHDSHFDNNEQYPPSSSSDLYYRSSALNLSTHTSNSHSPMSPTTSQMEYSPASDPEICRRSPVGEAGSSLPHKLRHKSHLGDKDAAQSLLALQGIKAEPHDPNHEAAEDSVGSSDERDSGISYSSSSSCSDGYPRSSDTTSSSPTNCLMGDSTSISSSRNQQSLHLQHYQHQQEQHQKQDLDDVAEYENTQLRSELERLASEVATLKYMLVRRPRSEGDSDGSR; this is encoded by the exons ATGACTGCCATTATACATAGAAGTA aTGTTCTCCAACATCAAATTATGGTTGCCGAGACAGTGAAGTATCCGGTGAATTACCCGGCTCTCATTCCTCTTTCCCCGACAGTAACGGGACTAGGCGGAGGATACTCGTGCTCATCTTCTATGCTCCACGCCAATTTTTCGCCAGCACACATCATGGATCAGAAACCAtctcagcagcaacagcagcccgCTCCACAGGGTCCACCAATTGGTAGCCCTCCACAGAATGGGCAGGACAACGCACTTGTGGGTCTGGGTGCCCCAGGTCTTCACCTGCCCTCTTCCTTAGACCTAGCATCACACATGCGCAAGAAGGACATTTTCACCCAAAGGAAACAACGCGAATTTATTCCAGACAGCAAGAAGGACGAGTCCTACTGGGACAGAAGGCGAAGGAACAATGAAGCTGCGAAGAGGTCCAGGGAGAAGAGGAGGTTCAACGACATGATTCTTGAACAGCGTGTAATCGAACTCTCCAAAGAGAACCACATCATGAAGGCCCAGTTAAATGCTATCAAAGAAAAGTACGGAATCCTGGGTGAGAGTCTCATAAACATTGATCAGGTCATTGCTAATATGCCCCAGTCTGACCAGATTATAGCTATTAACAAGCGGACCAAATTCAACTCAGCTATCATGGCCCTAGGATCAAGTCCATCAGTAACCTCTCTATTGAGTCCAGAGAGTGGTATGACGTCACCAACACCCACCCCATCCTACCACAACCCCAGTGACAACCCAGAGTCCCCACAAAATTATTCCCACTATGGTAATACACACGATGACCATGACAGTCATTTTGATAATAATGAACAGTACCCTCCATCCTCCTCCAGTGATCTCTACTACAGATCATCAGCACTCAACCTCTCTACCCACACATCCAACTCACATTCACCAATGTCGCCCACTACCTCACAAATGGAATATTCTCCAGCGAGTGATCCTGAAATATGCCGACGTTCCCCTGTTGGCGAAGCTGGTTCCTCACTGCCTCATAAACTTAGACATAAGAGCCACCTAGGTGACAAGGATGCTGCCCAGTCTCTCCTGGCTCTGCAGGGGATCAAGGCCGAACCCCATGACCCTAACCACGAAGCAGCCGAAGATTCTGTGGGATCTTCTGATGAGAGAGATTCAGGCATCAGctactcctcatcctcctcttgcTCAGATGGATACCCAAGATCATCTGACACCACCTCCTCTTCACCCACAAACTGCCTGATGGGGGACTCTACCAGTATTAGCAGTAGCAGAAACCAACAGTCCCTTCACTTGCAGCATTACCAGCACCAACAGGAACAACACCAAAAGCAAGACTTAGATGATGTTGCTGAGTATGAGAATACCCAGCTTAGATCAGAGCTGGAAAGGTTAGCCTCTGAGGTTGCAACACTCAAGTACATGCTTGTGCGAAGACCAAGATCAGAGGGAGATTCTGACGGATCCCGctga
- the LOC135217199 gene encoding nuclear factor interleukin-3-regulated protein-like isoform X2 produces MVAETVKYPVNYPALIPLSPTVTGLGGGYSCSSSMLHANFSPAHIMDQKPSQQQQQPAPQGPPIGSPPQNGQDNALVGLGAPGLHLPSSLDLASHMRKKDIFTQRKQREFIPDSKKDESYWDRRRRNNEAAKRSREKRRFNDMILEQRVIELSKENHIMKAQLNAIKEKYGILGESLINIDQVIANMPQSDQIIAINKRTKFNSAIMALGSSPSVTSLLSPESGMTSPTPTPSYHNPSDNPESPQNYSHYGNTHDDHDSHFDNNEQYPPSSSSDLYYRSSALNLSTHTSNSHSPMSPTTSQMEYSPASDPEICRRSPVGEAGSSLPHKLRHKSHLGDKDAAQSLLALQGIKAEPHDPNHEAAEDSVGSSDERDSGISYSSSSSCSDGYPRSSDTTSSSPTNCLMGDSTSISSSRNQQSLHLQHYQHQQEQHQKQDLDDVAEYENTQLRSELERLASEVATLKYMLVRRPRSEGDSDGSR; encoded by the coding sequence ATGGTTGCCGAGACAGTGAAGTATCCGGTGAATTACCCGGCTCTCATTCCTCTTTCCCCGACAGTAACGGGACTAGGCGGAGGATACTCGTGCTCATCTTCTATGCTCCACGCCAATTTTTCGCCAGCACACATCATGGATCAGAAACCAtctcagcagcaacagcagcccgCTCCACAGGGTCCACCAATTGGTAGCCCTCCACAGAATGGGCAGGACAACGCACTTGTGGGTCTGGGTGCCCCAGGTCTTCACCTGCCCTCTTCCTTAGACCTAGCATCACACATGCGCAAGAAGGACATTTTCACCCAAAGGAAACAACGCGAATTTATTCCAGACAGCAAGAAGGACGAGTCCTACTGGGACAGAAGGCGAAGGAACAATGAAGCTGCGAAGAGGTCCAGGGAGAAGAGGAGGTTCAACGACATGATTCTTGAACAGCGTGTAATCGAACTCTCCAAAGAGAACCACATCATGAAGGCCCAGTTAAATGCTATCAAAGAAAAGTACGGAATCCTGGGTGAGAGTCTCATAAACATTGATCAGGTCATTGCTAATATGCCCCAGTCTGACCAGATTATAGCTATTAACAAGCGGACCAAATTCAACTCAGCTATCATGGCCCTAGGATCAAGTCCATCAGTAACCTCTCTATTGAGTCCAGAGAGTGGTATGACGTCACCAACACCCACCCCATCCTACCACAACCCCAGTGACAACCCAGAGTCCCCACAAAATTATTCCCACTATGGTAATACACACGATGACCATGACAGTCATTTTGATAATAATGAACAGTACCCTCCATCCTCCTCCAGTGATCTCTACTACAGATCATCAGCACTCAACCTCTCTACCCACACATCCAACTCACATTCACCAATGTCGCCCACTACCTCACAAATGGAATATTCTCCAGCGAGTGATCCTGAAATATGCCGACGTTCCCCTGTTGGCGAAGCTGGTTCCTCACTGCCTCATAAACTTAGACATAAGAGCCACCTAGGTGACAAGGATGCTGCCCAGTCTCTCCTGGCTCTGCAGGGGATCAAGGCCGAACCCCATGACCCTAACCACGAAGCAGCCGAAGATTCTGTGGGATCTTCTGATGAGAGAGATTCAGGCATCAGctactcctcatcctcctcttgcTCAGATGGATACCCAAGATCATCTGACACCACCTCCTCTTCACCCACAAACTGCCTGATGGGGGACTCTACCAGTATTAGCAGTAGCAGAAACCAACAGTCCCTTCACTTGCAGCATTACCAGCACCAACAGGAACAACACCAAAAGCAAGACTTAGATGATGTTGCTGAGTATGAGAATACCCAGCTTAGATCAGAGCTGGAAAGGTTAGCCTCTGAGGTTGCAACACTCAAGTACATGCTTGTGCGAAGACCAAGATCAGAGGGAGATTCTGACGGATCCCGctga